In one Bradyrhizobium cosmicum genomic region, the following are encoded:
- a CDS encoding cupin domain-containing protein has protein sequence MSRALIEIGSCNVDLELRPIEPSWIIEGNPVSRSHILSTSDDGTASTIIWQCTEGRFNWYYDIDETIMIMEGSIVLESDGMPPKRYGPGDVIFFRDGAHAKWHVEGHVKKIAFCRKTNPVVIGFMIRVVNRLKRMFVSTGERRPASLLGAG, from the coding sequence ATGTCGCGCGCATTGATTGAAATCGGTAGCTGCAATGTGGACCTGGAACTGCGGCCGATCGAGCCGTCCTGGATCATCGAGGGCAACCCGGTATCGCGCTCGCACATCCTGTCCACCAGCGATGACGGCACCGCCTCGACCATCATCTGGCAGTGCACCGAGGGTCGCTTCAACTGGTATTACGACATCGACGAGACGATCATGATCATGGAAGGATCGATCGTGCTCGAGAGCGACGGCATGCCGCCGAAGCGCTACGGACCCGGCGACGTCATTTTCTTCCGCGACGGCGCGCATGCCAAATGGCATGTCGAAGGCCACGTCAAGAAGATCGCTTTCTGCCGCAAGACCAATCCCGTCGTGATCGGCTTCATGATCCGCGTCGTCAACAGGCTCAAGCGGATGTTTGTCTCCACCGGCGAGCGCCGCCCGGCCTCGCTGCTTGGCGCGGGCTAG